Proteins co-encoded in one Nonlabens agnitus genomic window:
- a CDS encoding porin family protein — translation MRSITKVVLACIVLISSIAFAQEDESRLAIQIPDRVFAADIYLQRAFPSGDNFVGNGLASGTGFGIRLQSDVYKNIYVGGALTQDYFDVKDVQEIGQFDRATKFNAYLFAGYDYVLNDDWNFTADLGYGYSQNKNKQGFEQGGGTFRDTGNLLRLTTSTEYALSNGISVYLSPSYEKVFYKIETAPALGDHFNVGNYFNLAIGFRFNVRDYNSMDSTTSYDQEIMELQSRDRDDLSIKEKRKLYFLKKKAARKARREHRNNN, via the coding sequence ATGAGATCAATTACTAAAGTCGTTCTAGCATGTATTGTTTTAATTAGCAGCATAGCATTTGCTCAAGAAGATGAAAGCCGACTAGCTATTCAGATTCCAGATCGAGTTTTTGCTGCAGACATCTACCTTCAAAGAGCTTTTCCTAGTGGTGATAACTTCGTAGGCAATGGACTTGCCAGTGGTACTGGTTTTGGGATTAGACTACAAAGTGATGTGTATAAAAATATCTATGTAGGTGGCGCCTTGACTCAGGATTATTTTGATGTCAAGGATGTTCAGGAAATAGGGCAGTTCGATAGAGCCACAAAGTTCAATGCCTACCTATTTGCAGGTTATGATTATGTACTCAATGATGATTGGAATTTTACCGCAGATCTAGGCTACGGTTACAGTCAGAATAAGAATAAACAAGGATTTGAGCAAGGTGGCGGCACCTTTAGGGATACAGGGAATCTACTGCGACTTACCACGAGCACAGAATATGCACTGAGCAACGGCATATCTGTTTACTTGAGTCCTAGCTATGAAAAAGTCTTCTATAAAATTGAAACCGCTCCAGCCTTGGGCGATCATTTTAATGTTGGTAATTATTTCAATCTCGCCATAGGTTTCAGGTTCAATGTGAGAGACTACAACAGTATGGATAGTACAACCTCTTACGATCAGGAAATCATGGAATTACAGAGCCGTGATCGCGATGATTTAAGCATTAAGGAAAAGCGAAAGCTTTATTTTCTCAAAAAGAAAGCTGCTCGTAAAGCCCGTAGAGAACATAGAAACAATAATTAA